In the genome of Desulfovermiculus halophilus DSM 18834, the window GGCGGTCGGTCTCCCCGGCCATGGCCGAGAGGACCACGATCACCCTGTAGCCTTGATCCAGTTTGCGCTGCACTTTGGCCTGGACCTGCTGCATGCATTGCAGGTCGGCCACCGATGTACCTCCGAATTTTTGGACGACAACCTTCATGACGATGCGATGCTCCTGTTCAGAATAAAAATCGGGACCTAAGCCTGATCCATGACCGCTTATCCACTGTGCAGTGCGCCTGTTTCACCCAGGGCGTGCAGCCAATCTTCAGCCCGGTCCCCGCGGGCCTGAAAACGGATGAGCCGGTCCTGCCCGGCCATTTCAATGGTTAGCCGCAGATAGTTTGCTGGAAGTTCGCTCCAGGGGAGATATTCCGCCCATTCGATGAACAGGGCCGCGTATTCCGTATCCAGGCATTCGGCCAGGGCCTCATCCATGCCGGCCCGGCCCAGGCGGTACAGATCGGCATGAATCACTTCCGGTCTGGTGGAATAGATATTGACCAGGTTAAAACTCGGGCTGCTGACTTCCGCCTGGTCACCTCCCGGGAGGTTTTCCACCACACAGCGGATCAATGTTGTTTTGCCCGCTCCCAGGGGCCCGGAGATCAGCACAGGGCAGGGGCCCTTGGAAATGATGATCTGGGCCAAGGTGTGCCCCAGCTCTGCGGTTTGGTCAAGATTGGAAAGGGTGCACTGCATATTGTGTTGTGCGGATAGGCATATTGGGAGAGTTGCGTGGATGCGATGCAGTCTCGGTGTCCAGATGGACTCTCATGCCCTCGCCCCGGCTCATTATGGCCACTTGGATAGCGACAAGGCGGTCTATTTGAGCATGGTCTTGAGCACGTCTTCCTTGCCCACAATGCCCACCAGCTTGCCGTCCTGGACCACGGGAATGGTGTGGAAGTTCTTCTTGACCATCAAATCGGCCACATCTTCAAGCTCGGCATCTGGAGAAACCGAGGTTGGATCTTTGGTCATGGCCTGTTCCACCGTGGTGGCGGCCATTTTTTGAACCTCTTTCTCCAAATGGCTCATGGAAGTCAGGGGAATGAGGCCGTCAAGCAGGGTGAATACCGTGGGCAGAGGAAGCTTTTTCTGCTGCACAATGAGATCGCTTTGGCAGATGATGCCCACCAGGATGTTTTCGGCATCGATCACGGGCAATCCATTGATATGATTGTCCAGGAGCAGGCTGGCTGCCTGGGATATCTTTGTCCCCGGCTGGACGGTCATCACGTCCGTGGTCATGATTTCCGAAATCTTCATATGCCACCGTTTTGTCTATTCAAAAGTTTGATGCAGATGCAATGTCTTGTGCCCGGTGGAGATGGTCGGGGCAATTGCTGCGCCCAAGAGGCTGGCTCCTGCTCGAAGCGAGAAAAAGCCTTTCCGTCCATTCGGGACGGCCCAGAGCGGAAACATACATTTCTAGCTGGGTTTGTCCAAAAGTTCAAGAACCCGGGGCAGGGTATGGGCGATATCCTGAGGAAGATGTCCGCGAAACGGAAAATCCTTGTGCAGGACCCGGCCTGTGGCTCCGTGCCAGAACACTCCGGCGCAGGCCGCAGGAAATGGATTCAACCCCTGAGCCAGCAGAGAGGCGATAACTCCGGAAAGCACATCCCCAGAGCCTCCAAGGGCCAAATGCGGCCAGGCCTCGGAACAGAGACGCACTGTCTGTTCAGGGGCGGCAACAATTGAGCCCGCTCCTTTCAAAACCAGCGTGGACCGCAGCTTTTGACTCCAGGTTCTGGCTATTTCTATCCGCTTGGCCACAATATCCTCCACACCTTGGCCGCAGATCCTGGCCATTTCCCCAGGATGGGGCGTGAGCACACTGTCTGCAGGGAGGTGGGCGGTCAGATCGGGGTTTTGGGCCAGGGCAAAGAGGGCGTCGGCATCAAAGACCGTGGGGGGATGATCGGTGTGAACATAGGAGCGGACAAAGTCCATAGCTCCATCAGTCCGCCCCAGTCCCGGACCGAGGACAACAGCGTCAAAGGACTGCACATCGGCCAGGTCGGCCATGCAGCCCTCGGTCCATTGCGACCCCGGTCCCAGGGCCATGGTCATAATGTCCGGCCAGCCCTGCTTAATCTCGGAGATCAATCCCCTGGGACAGCCCACAGTGACCAGGCCGGTTCCGGAACGCAGAGCGCCCAGGGCGGCCAGGACCGGAGCGCCGGTCAGACCGGGGGAGCCTCCGAGGATCAGAACGTGCCCGTGGCTGCCTTTGTGGGCCAGGTGGGAAGGCTTGGGAAGCAGGGACAGGGCCTGGTCATCCAGTTCATAGCAGGAGGGGGGAT includes:
- the tsaE gene encoding tRNA (adenosine(37)-N6)-threonylcarbamoyltransferase complex ATPase subunit type 1 TsaE; this translates as MQCTLSNLDQTAELGHTLAQIIISKGPCPVLISGPLGAGKTTLIRCVVENLPGGDQAEVSSPSFNLVNIYSTRPEVIHADLYRLGRAGMDEALAECLDTEYAALFIEWAEYLPWSELPANYLRLTIEMAGQDRLIRFQARGDRAEDWLHALGETGALHSG
- a CDS encoding CBS domain-containing protein; amino-acid sequence: MKISEIMTTDVMTVQPGTKISQAASLLLDNHINGLPVIDAENILVGIICQSDLIVQQKKLPLPTVFTLLDGLIPLTSMSHLEKEVQKMAATTVEQAMTKDPTSVSPDAELEDVADLMVKKNFHTIPVVQDGKLVGIVGKEDVLKTMLK
- a CDS encoding bifunctional ADP-dependent NAD(P)H-hydrate dehydratase/NAD(P)H-hydrate epimerase, coding for MYRPLPTPDEIAVWDRLSIHEFGLPGHLLMENASRELLHVLRTEAGPLEGKRIALFAGSGNNGGDAFALSRHLVDQGAVCLVLHSRDLDAYSGETAFHLDLADKAGVAMTPLKGYNLEGLCIPDIIVDGLLGTGFQGELREDYQQWIQCINRLGRKCFVLSIDIPSGINGYTGRPSPTAVKADVTVTFAAAKTGLRMPEAKEFCGRLHIQDIGLPRSIQEQNPPSCYELDDQALSLLPKPSHLAHKGSHGHVLILGGSPGLTGAPVLAALGALRSGTGLVTVGCPRGLISEIKQGWPDIMTMALGPGSQWTEGCMADLADVQSFDAVVLGPGLGRTDGAMDFVRSYVHTDHPPTVFDADALFALAQNPDLTAHLPADSVLTPHPGEMARICGQGVEDIVAKRIEIARTWSQKLRSTLVLKGAGSIVAAPEQTVRLCSEAWPHLALGGSGDVLSGVIASLLAQGLNPFPAACAGVFWHGATGRVLHKDFPFRGHLPQDIAHTLPRVLELLDKPS